Proteins from a genomic interval of Ndongobacter massiliensis:
- a CDS encoding LPXTG cell wall anchor domain-containing protein translates to MKTRQHTKKVGHKILSLFTALLLVLGVFLPGTTVAQADGSILAVAQYTSTEGSVSGTAGSNQGTYEGTWKASIPMGQVLAGIESTMKSAADNGWYPHGKDGAHTIAYVEYRVTFPADVTIDEANISTANATTMFNTTAFRHAVNGQTVTFKFPLCDENWAGIYAKYTNDGGASSDKRIDINIPYTVSANSQAEAQAVEAESITAAGEFETHASATFYGMTGMIYSTDTSSKPVASGFSTSDVFGQPNPNPQDPNPQDPNPQDPNPQDPNPQDPNPSIFQQAMDLEADLRLGDNTGNQPITVPKEQSMDFVGVLNVAAIKKQMDDIKANYPTPKPEDIGLENLKTGFTATLTLPAGLSFADPKQGVLSGANGIFAIESTSVVGQTATVTFKLVNADQITTFDELYKAIHKVDDELKVTFQTAKFDANAQSGINYEVMGSVSGSLTADATYTPSVPVGAPQMLRAEDASSAPSGTKIAFALTWNGKQSQNGASASNPDAIALSVNYGASNPKDIYQEGPLDGDLLINNDTQHDKVIELEKTDLFTVTGVLNVAPIKKQLQDVKKWYQGATASGDIAISDMRTEFTASIELPNELKFFNDPRVEAQLDGANGMFKISKAELNSEGNKLTVTMTVAGATPTFADIEKAVNGVADNLKVSVPDVAFKNYAQEGQNYTIKGEVSGRFHATATKKATGTTMNFTYQWNGEQLAGGEDFTTPGEKTITATVKYGSAQDIVAKGYLDGDLLVNGNTQHDKVYVAGKNDSLTLTGLLDVSPIKKQLKDLEDQYTADDVPTNITVDQVATSFKATMTLPEELKFAEDYKVELTGANGKFKITNQWVSGKTITVIMSVADDIRTFKEVKEAVDGADKQLKVNVKGVQFVADQAKADTNYTIFGTVSGEFSARATNKLSGKKMNFRYTWNGVQLKGGEDSTDPTTKDIKLTLKYIESQPENSTTTTTTTTTTTTQSSTPKTGDTTNIALYATILLLAVAGVAVVAIKRKKYSHK, encoded by the coding sequence ATGAAGACGAGACAACACACAAAAAAGGTCGGGCATAAAATCCTGTCTTTGTTTACGGCGTTGCTGCTGGTGTTGGGCGTGTTTTTACCCGGCACAACCGTGGCGCAGGCAGACGGATCTATCTTGGCTGTGGCGCAGTACACAAGCACGGAAGGCTCTGTAAGCGGCACAGCGGGAAGCAACCAGGGGACCTATGAGGGGACATGGAAAGCATCCATCCCCATGGGGCAAGTGCTGGCAGGCATCGAAAGTACAATGAAATCCGCTGCCGATAACGGATGGTACCCCCACGGAAAAGACGGCGCCCATACGATTGCCTATGTGGAATATCGGGTCACATTCCCTGCAGATGTAACCATCGATGAAGCCAATATTTCGACGGCGAATGCAACCACCATGTTCAATACCACTGCTTTTCGCCATGCGGTAAACGGTCAGACCGTCACCTTCAAATTCCCGCTCTGTGATGAAAATTGGGCAGGAATCTATGCAAAATACACCAATGACGGCGGCGCAAGCTCGGATAAGAGAATTGACATCAATATTCCCTACACGGTGAGCGCTAATAGCCAAGCGGAGGCACAAGCGGTGGAAGCTGAGAGTATAACCGCAGCGGGCGAGTTCGAAACCCATGCCAGTGCAACCTTTTACGGCATGACGGGAATGATTTATTCTACGGACACCAGTTCAAAACCGGTCGCATCCGGATTTTCTACTTCCGACGTGTTTGGTCAGCCCAATCCGAATCCGCAAGACCCGAATCCGCAAGATCCGAATCCGCAAGACCCGAATCCGCAAGATCCGAATCCGCAAGACCCGAATCCTTCAATCTTCCAACAGGCAATGGACTTAGAGGCCGATTTGCGGCTTGGGGATAACACCGGCAATCAGCCCATCACTGTGCCAAAAGAGCAGTCGATGGACTTTGTCGGCGTGCTGAACGTCGCTGCAATTAAAAAGCAAATGGATGACATCAAGGCAAATTACCCCACACCGAAACCGGAAGATATCGGATTGGAAAATCTGAAAACCGGCTTTACGGCAACGCTCACTTTGCCGGCGGGGCTCAGCTTTGCCGATCCAAAACAAGGAGTGCTGTCCGGTGCAAACGGAATCTTTGCCATTGAAAGCACTTCTGTAGTGGGTCAAACCGCGACGGTCACCTTCAAACTGGTCAATGCCGATCAAATTACAACTTTTGACGAGCTGTATAAGGCCATTCATAAGGTGGACGATGAGCTGAAGGTCACCTTCCAAACGGCAAAATTCGATGCGAACGCGCAAAGTGGCATAAATTATGAAGTAATGGGGTCCGTTTCGGGTTCTTTGACAGCCGATGCGACGTACACACCCAGCGTACCCGTCGGTGCGCCGCAAATGCTTCGCGCAGAGGATGCGTCGTCTGCACCCAGCGGGACAAAAATTGCTTTTGCCCTAACATGGAACGGCAAACAATCGCAAAACGGTGCGAGTGCGTCCAATCCCGACGCGATCGCATTATCGGTCAACTACGGGGCGTCGAATCCGAAAGACATCTATCAAGAGGGTCCGCTCGACGGCGATCTTTTAATCAATAATGACACGCAGCACGACAAGGTCATCGAATTGGAGAAAACGGACCTCTTTACGGTAACTGGCGTACTGAATGTGGCACCGATTAAGAAGCAGTTGCAAGATGTGAAGAAGTGGTATCAAGGCGCGACGGCTTCCGGAGACATTGCCATCAGCGATATGCGCACGGAGTTCACCGCGTCGATCGAATTGCCGAATGAGCTGAAGTTCTTCAACGATCCGAGAGTAGAGGCCCAACTCGACGGTGCAAACGGTATGTTTAAGATTTCTAAAGCGGAGCTGAACAGCGAAGGCAACAAATTGACAGTCACCATGACCGTGGCTGGTGCAACGCCGACTTTTGCGGACATTGAAAAGGCCGTAAACGGCGTGGCGGACAACCTGAAAGTAAGCGTCCCGGATGTAGCCTTCAAAAATTACGCACAAGAAGGTCAAAACTATACGATCAAAGGGGAAGTTTCAGGTCGCTTCCATGCAACGGCGACTAAAAAAGCTACAGGCACGACCATGAACTTTACGTATCAGTGGAATGGCGAGCAGCTGGCGGGCGGCGAAGACTTTACGACGCCGGGCGAAAAGACCATCACTGCGACGGTGAAGTACGGCTCTGCGCAGGATATTGTAGCGAAGGGCTATCTCGACGGGGACTTGCTGGTCAACGGAAATACCCAGCATGATAAAGTGTATGTTGCGGGGAAGAACGATTCGTTAACCCTGACCGGTCTTTTGGATGTTTCACCGATCAAGAAACAATTGAAAGACCTGGAAGATCAGTATACCGCCGATGATGTACCGACGAACATTACCGTCGATCAAGTGGCGACGAGCTTTAAGGCGACGATGACCTTGCCGGAAGAACTCAAATTTGCCGAGGACTACAAGGTTGAATTGACGGGAGCCAACGGAAAGTTTAAGATCACGAATCAATGGGTGAGTGGAAAGACCATTACCGTTATTATGTCGGTTGCGGACGATATCAGGACGTTTAAGGAAGTCAAGGAAGCTGTCGATGGTGCGGACAAGCAACTGAAAGTCAATGTAAAAGGCGTTCAATTTGTTGCCGATCAGGCGAAGGCTGACACGAACTATACGATTTTCGGAACGGTTTCCGGTGAATTTAGTGCCCGAGCAACAAATAAGCTTTCAGGTAAAAAGATGAATTTCCGATATACCTGGAATGGCGTTCAGCTGAAGGGCGGCGAAGATTCGACGGATCCGACGACAAAGGACATCAAATTGACCTTGAAGTATATCGAATCACAGCCGGAAAATTCGACGACGACCACCACGACTACTACGACCACTACGACGCAATCGTCTACGCCGAAGACCGGGGACACCACCAATATTGCCCTCTATGCGACCATACTTTTACTGGCCGTGGCTGGGGTTGCAGTTGTAGCAATTAAGAGAAAGAAGTATTCCCACAAGTAA
- a CDS encoding MFS transporter has translation MKTENRHPSKLSPAVSVILLFGVISMFGDVIYETARSSNSQYLQMLGISAAKVGFVFGLGEFLGYFLRILSGILSDKHGNHWIFLFLGYGLLLVVPLIGLTTQWNFIIVFILLERIGKALRSPAKDTILSEVADQQVGVGFAFGLQEALDQIGAFAGPLIFTALFYFTGRNGIAEYQMGYRALIVPYIALMLLLYLVSRRVKSRQLLPAHQAKPVEEQTNPIFWVYMAFTFFCTMGFVNFSTVGYHLKTARLMSDGNIVLLYSMAMAVDAVAALVVGRAYDKRKKSSEEKSGGLLILVILPILSLLQPFFSLSHSVPLLCIGLVLFGIIMGMHETVMRSAIADVTPFHKRGIAYGLFNAAYGLALFIGASLMGFLYDLQQLPLLYLFTILSEILSLILYVKLRTLVKQSAQ, from the coding sequence ATGAAAACAGAAAACAGGCACCCATCCAAACTTTCTCCCGCCGTTTCGGTTATCCTATTGTTCGGCGTCATCAGTATGTTCGGCGATGTCATTTACGAAACCGCGCGAAGCAGTAACAGCCAATATCTTCAAATGCTCGGCATCAGCGCCGCCAAGGTCGGTTTTGTATTCGGCCTTGGCGAGTTTTTGGGGTATTTTCTGCGGATTCTCTCCGGCATTCTATCGGATAAACACGGCAATCACTGGATCTTTTTATTTCTGGGCTATGGATTATTGCTCGTCGTTCCGCTTATCGGTTTGACCACGCAGTGGAATTTCATCATTGTATTTATTCTGTTGGAGCGCATCGGCAAAGCGCTGCGCAGCCCGGCAAAGGACACGATACTCTCGGAAGTCGCCGATCAACAGGTGGGCGTCGGTTTCGCCTTCGGATTGCAAGAGGCGCTGGACCAGATCGGCGCCTTTGCCGGTCCGCTGATTTTCACCGCCCTCTTTTATTTCACCGGGAGAAACGGCATTGCTGAATATCAAATGGGGTATCGGGCGTTGATTGTTCCCTATATCGCTTTGATGCTCCTTTTATACCTGGTTTCCCGCCGGGTCAAAAGTCGCCAGCTTTTACCCGCCCACCAAGCGAAGCCCGTGGAAGAACAAACGAACCCGATCTTTTGGGTGTATATGGCGTTTACTTTCTTCTGTACAATGGGCTTTGTGAATTTCAGCACCGTGGGCTATCACCTCAAAACCGCCAGACTGATGAGCGACGGGAACATCGTACTGCTTTATTCCATGGCTATGGCCGTCGATGCGGTGGCCGCCTTGGTGGTTGGAAGAGCCTATGACAAACGAAAAAAGAGCTCCGAAGAGAAGTCCGGCGGACTTTTGATCTTGGTTATTTTACCGATTCTCTCCCTACTGCAGCCGTTTTTTTCGCTGAGCCATTCCGTGCCGCTGCTCTGTATCGGCTTGGTGCTCTTTGGCATTATTATGGGGATGCACGAAACCGTGATGCGCTCCGCCATTGCCGATGTAACACCATTTCATAAACGCGGCATCGCGTATGGACTTTTCAACGCCGCATACGGTCTGGCGCTCTTTATCGGCGCTTCCCTGATGGGCTTTCTCTATGATTTGCAGCAATTGCCCCTGCTTTACCTGTTCACAATTCTCTCTGAAATTCTGTCCTTGATTCTCTACGTCAAGCTGCGGACGCTGGTGAAGCAGTCGGCACAATAA
- a CDS encoding amidohydrolase → MDVQFVKKTIEQNREKWHQWSDAVWAHPETGLLERDSQKILCDALEKEGFSVEKGVADMPTSFVATWGSGKPVLGFTAEYDALPGLSQEAGRPEKCALQEGGAGHGCGHNLLGVGAIAAACIVKAYLEKEKKSGTIKIFGTPSEERDAGKSFMARDGVFDGLDAGFTWHPFSMNTVWDTGSLANTIVTFRFKGVSAHAAAAPELGRSALDACELMNVGVNYLREHVPSSVRIHYAYLDVGGSAPNVVQPTAAVYYFIRAPKMALSTSVYHRVQDCARGAALMTGTEVSEEFDVALSDYVPNPTLSAVMQQAMKDIGPQELDASDREMAQSFIKTLDAEYLQAQKDFVARFLGREKAEQIAKDGLMTDVIDLGENSPMATGSTDVGDFSNCVPTAQCLIATAAFATPLHSWQMVSQGKTGYAKKGMERAAGTIALTAIRALNDPGILDKAHREFVEETGGRYHSPMPAQIKPRDPAKKA, encoded by the coding sequence GTGGATGTTCAATTTGTAAAGAAAACGATTGAGCAGAACAGGGAAAAGTGGCATCAATGGAGTGATGCCGTCTGGGCGCACCCGGAGACGGGGCTTTTGGAGCGCGATTCGCAGAAAATTCTCTGCGACGCGTTGGAAAAAGAAGGCTTTTCCGTTGAAAAAGGCGTCGCGGACATGCCGACGAGCTTTGTCGCAACCTGGGGCAGTGGAAAGCCGGTGCTCGGCTTTACGGCGGAGTACGATGCGCTTCCGGGACTGAGTCAGGAGGCGGGACGTCCGGAAAAATGCGCATTGCAGGAAGGCGGCGCGGGACATGGCTGCGGGCACAATCTTTTGGGCGTCGGCGCCATCGCGGCGGCGTGCATTGTGAAAGCCTATCTGGAAAAAGAAAAAAAGTCCGGCACGATTAAGATTTTCGGTACCCCGTCGGAGGAGCGCGACGCAGGAAAAAGCTTTATGGCACGCGATGGTGTATTTGACGGGCTCGATGCCGGCTTTACCTGGCATCCGTTTTCCATGAACACCGTGTGGGATACCGGGTCGCTCGCCAATACCATTGTGACATTCCGCTTCAAAGGCGTCAGCGCGCACGCAGCGGCGGCGCCGGAATTGGGGCGCAGTGCGCTCGATGCCTGTGAATTGATGAATGTCGGGGTCAACTATCTGCGCGAGCACGTTCCCTCCTCGGTGCGCATTCACTACGCCTATTTGGATGTGGGCGGCTCGGCACCGAATGTCGTGCAGCCGACGGCGGCGGTCTATTACTTTATCCGCGCCCCGAAAATGGCACTGTCGACGTCCGTGTATCACCGGGTACAGGATTGCGCCCGCGGTGCGGCACTGATGACGGGCACGGAGGTCAGCGAAGAATTCGACGTGGCTTTGTCCGATTATGTGCCGAATCCAACGCTCAGCGCTGTGATGCAACAGGCGATGAAGGACATCGGTCCGCAGGAATTGGATGCGTCGGACCGGGAAATGGCGCAGTCCTTTATTAAAACGCTCGATGCCGAGTATCTGCAGGCGCAGAAAGATTTTGTGGCGCGCTTTTTGGGGCGCGAAAAGGCGGAGCAGATCGCGAAAGACGGCTTGATGACGGATGTGATTGATTTAGGGGAAAATTCGCCCATGGCGACGGGTTCGACCGACGTCGGCGACTTCAGCAATTGTGTGCCGACGGCGCAGTGTCTCATCGCGACGGCGGCTTTTGCAACGCCGCTGCATTCGTGGCAGATGGTTTCCCAAGGCAAGACCGGTTATGCCAAGAAGGGCATGGAGCGGGCAGCCGGAACGATTGCACTGACGGCAATTCGCGCGTTGAATGACCCGGGAATTTTAGATAAAGCACATCGGGAATTTGTGGAAGAAACGGGCGGCAGGTATCATTCGCCCATGCCGGCGCAGATAAAACCGCGCGATCCGGCAAAGAAAGCGTAG
- a CDS encoding DNA-deoxyinosine glycosylase — protein sequence MEHILHPLAPFYREDSEILILGSFPSVKTRETGFFYGHPQNRFWKVLAAIFDEPEARTIPAKKDFLLRHKIALYDVIKECDIRGSADASIRNAQPADLRGILDTTRITRIFANGQCAGKMYRQYQEPLLQKKALVLPSTSPANARWALPMLKEAWQVIATIR from the coding sequence ATGGAACACATTCTTCATCCCCTTGCGCCCTTTTATCGGGAAGATTCTGAAATCCTCATTCTTGGCTCTTTTCCCTCCGTTAAGACACGGGAAACTGGCTTTTTCTATGGGCATCCGCAGAATCGCTTTTGGAAGGTCTTGGCTGCAATTTTTGACGAGCCGGAAGCGCGAACCATACCCGCCAAGAAAGACTTTCTCTTGCGCCACAAAATCGCCCTGTATGATGTAATCAAAGAATGTGACATCCGCGGCTCCGCCGATGCTTCCATCCGGAATGCACAGCCCGCGGATTTAAGAGGCATTCTCGATACTACCCGCATCACCCGCATTTTTGCAAATGGACAATGTGCCGGTAAAATGTACCGCCAATATCAAGAACCGCTTCTTCAAAAAAAGGCGCTCGTCCTTCCCTCCACCAGCCCCGCCAATGCCCGGTGGGCCCTGCCAATGCTGAAAGAAGCCTGGCAAGTGATTGCGACCATCCGGTGA
- the thrB gene encoding homoserine kinase, whose protein sequence is MKFLSTRDASLRISGREAVVKGISDDGGLFVPEYFPVFDIGENLDLSYIEMAHKILSLYFTDFDREDLLKLIEKSYSTFEDEIVKVAYQKDYYLELYHGRTSAFKDFALCLLPNLLAYAKKSLGIKEKTLILTATSGDTGKAALEGFYNTEDIDILVLYPTEGVSDIQKLQMDSTGSLNSKVIAIEGNFDDAQTAVKKIFNDEGIKEELKKKNTYLSSANSINIGRLLPQIVYYFYSYANLVNNQEIKCGDKVTFCVPTGNFGDILAGFYAKQMGLSVDKLVIASNDNNVLTDFFTTGTYDANRDLIKTISPSMDILVSSNLERLIYHKSSDKVVKEKMNDLKEKGVFRFEGDFSEFLAGFANKEETEKTINKVYEDEGYLIDPHTSVANAVADKLGLEKTMILSTASPYKFASSVLKALGENPSDDKFENIKALYEKTKVKIPSEIRKLEGKKIIHQTKIKKDQIAGQVLKFAGRGRRISVPATSANMGPGFDALGMALGLYNTCEFRPTNDYKKFSYLAKENLIYQAYKYTFDFYKEKPVPVYFDIDADIPVARGLGSSAACIVMGLMAAFDVMGRDFDKKEILQIATEIEGHPDNVAPALFGGSVISILGNEEVYLKKFSISDKFKFLAIIPEYRLSTQEARGVLPETYPKADAVFNMGRIAMLVLSLESGDIANLKVALEDKIHQPYRFGLIPEIEKIEKIIKESGAIGSYLSGAGSTIMLVLERDDDKSEKEIREKLGHLANEYDLKALEIDKNGAFLI, encoded by the coding sequence ATGAAATTTTTATCAACAAGAGATGCTAGTTTAAGAATATCTGGCAGGGAAGCCGTTGTAAAGGGGATTTCAGATGATGGAGGCCTCTTTGTTCCAGAATATTTTCCTGTTTTTGATATAGGAGAAAATTTGGACTTATCCTACATTGAAATGGCTCACAAAATCCTATCCCTGTATTTTACAGACTTTGATAGGGAAGACCTTTTAAAATTAATTGAAAAATCCTACTCGACTTTTGAAGATGAGATCGTAAAAGTCGCCTACCAAAAAGACTACTACCTAGAGCTCTACCACGGCAGGACATCGGCCTTTAAGGACTTTGCCCTTTGTCTTTTGCCAAATCTTTTGGCCTATGCCAAAAAATCCTTGGGCATCAAGGAAAAGACCTTAATTCTTACTGCCACATCAGGCGATACTGGCAAGGCAGCTCTGGAAGGATTTTATAATACTGAAGACATAGACATCTTGGTTTTATATCCAACGGAAGGGGTTAGCGACATTCAAAAACTCCAGATGGATTCAACAGGATCTCTAAATTCAAAGGTTATAGCCATTGAAGGAAACTTTGACGATGCCCAAACAGCGGTCAAGAAAATCTTTAATGACGAAGGGATAAAGGAAGAATTAAAAAAGAAAAATACCTATCTTTCTTCAGCAAATTCCATAAATATCGGCAGACTCCTTCCGCAAATTGTTTATTATTTTTATTCCTATGCCAATTTGGTTAATAATCAGGAAATTAAGTGTGGAGACAAGGTCACTTTTTGCGTGCCAACAGGCAATTTCGGCGATATTTTAGCAGGTTTTTATGCAAAACAAATGGGCCTTTCTGTTGATAAGCTAGTAATTGCTTCAAATGATAACAATGTTTTGACAGATTTTTTCACAACTGGAACCTACGATGCAAATAGAGATCTAATAAAAACCATTTCACCATCAATGGATATTCTTGTTTCATCAAACTTAGAAAGGCTAATTTACCATAAGTCTTCTGACAAAGTCGTGAAAGAAAAAATGAATGACCTGAAAGAAAAGGGAGTCTTTCGTTTTGAGGGTGATTTTTCTGAATTTTTAGCAGGTTTTGCCAACAAGGAAGAAACTGAAAAGACCATCAATAAGGTCTATGAAGATGAGGGATATTTGATAGACCCGCATACAAGCGTGGCCAATGCTGTGGCAGATAAGTTAGGCCTTGAGAAAACCATGATTTTATCAACTGCCAGCCCTTATAAGTTCGCATCTTCAGTCCTTAAGGCCCTAGGAGAAAACCCATCAGACGATAAATTTGAAAATATAAAGGCCCTTTATGAAAAAACAAAAGTAAAAATTCCTAGCGAGATTAGAAAATTAGAGGGTAAGAAAATCATCCACCAAACAAAAATTAAGAAGGACCAAATTGCTGGTCAAGTCCTCAAATTTGCAGGCCGTGGCAGGAGAATATCAGTACCAGCCACATCAGCCAACATGGGACCAGGTTTTGATGCCTTGGGAATGGCCCTAGGACTTTATAATACCTGTGAATTTAGGCCTACGAATGATTATAAAAAATTTTCTTACCTGGCAAAAGAAAATCTCATCTACCAGGCCTACAAATATACTTTTGATTTTTATAAGGAAAAGCCAGTCCCAGTTTACTTTGATATCGACGCAGATATACCAGTAGCAAGAGGTCTAGGCTCATCTGCAGCCTGCATAGTTATGGGTCTTATGGCAGCCTTTGATGTCATGGGAAGGGATTTTGACAAAAAAGAAATCCTCCAAATTGCCACCGAAATCGAAGGTCACCCAGACAATGTAGCCCCTGCCCTCTTTGGTGGATCGGTCATTTCTATTTTAGGAAACGAGGAAGTTTATCTAAAAAAGTTTTCAATTTCAGATAAGTTTAAGTTCTTGGCAATCATTCCGGAATACAGACTATCAACCCAAGAAGCAAGAGGGGTTCTCCCAGAAACTTATCCAAAGGCAGATGCAGTCTTCAACATGGGAAGGATTGCAATGTTGGTTCTCTCCCTGGAATCAGGCGATATAGCCAACTTAAAAGTTGCCCTAGAAGATAAAATCCACCAGCCCTATAGGTTTGGCCTAATCCCAGAAATAGAAAAGATTGAAAAAATAATAAAAGAATCAGGCGCTATTGGATCTTACTTAAGCGGGGCAGGGTCAACAATCATGCTAGTCTTAGAAAGAGATGACGATAAATCAGAAAAAGAAATAAGAGAAAAATTAGGACATCTAGCAAATGAATATGACCTAAAAGCCTTAGAAATAGATAAGAATGGAGCCTTTCTAATATAA
- a CDS encoding CPBP family intramembrane glutamic endopeptidase, with protein sequence MLHKKVRAYLMLTFAITWLSWGLLALLVHCHLIPPDHLLYRLLHVLGGFGPTLAALFLLPQKMPRAILHYIFYGKKRRLGILFLLCLLQTFTLALSSRQWNPAIPWFIAPLIALMTIFVGGGNEELGWRGLLQPELEKSMSFFWATLLTGNLWMLWHLPLWWIPGASQQMMPFLFFYIFGLYLSFLLAVLYKTTKSVFYCMILHGFTNFLMSCFLFQGNILFVIGVLASISTCVWLLRREEKKPTRKRRKTGF encoded by the coding sequence ATGCTCCATAAAAAAGTTCGCGCCTACTTAATGCTTACCTTTGCGATTACTTGGCTTTCGTGGGGGTTATTGGCACTTCTTGTCCACTGCCATTTGATTCCGCCGGATCATCTACTCTATCGTCTCTTGCACGTACTGGGCGGTTTCGGTCCTACGCTTGCCGCGTTGTTTCTGCTGCCGCAAAAAATGCCGCGCGCGATTCTGCACTATATCTTTTATGGAAAAAAGCGTCGACTAGGGATTCTGTTTCTTCTTTGCCTATTGCAGACTTTCACGCTCGCGCTGTCTTCCCGGCAATGGAATCCGGCGATTCCATGGTTTATCGCGCCCCTGATTGCGCTTATGACAATTTTTGTCGGCGGCGGCAATGAAGAATTGGGCTGGCGTGGACTCTTGCAGCCCGAACTCGAAAAGAGTATGTCCTTCTTTTGGGCCACCCTGCTCACGGGCAATCTATGGATGCTGTGGCATCTGCCGCTGTGGTGGATCCCCGGGGCATCCCAACAAATGATGCCCTTTCTGTTTTTTTACATCTTTGGTCTTTATTTGAGTTTTCTGTTGGCGGTTCTCTATAAGACGACAAAAAGTGTATTTTATTGTATGATTCTCCATGGCTTCACAAACTTTTTGATGAGCTGCTTTCTCTTTCAGGGAAATATTTTATTCGTCATCGGCGTGCTCGCTAGCATAAGCACCTGCGTCTGGCTTTTGAGACGTGAAGAAAAGAAGCCGACGAGGAAGCGTAGAAAAACTGGCTTCTAA